A genomic stretch from Eubacterium sulci ATCC 35585 includes:
- a CDS encoding GTP pyrophosphokinase: MQGLITKYLPKDPDEAKAFMYELDILLMRYESAIREVRTKLEILNDELSLLGHQNPINSILSRRKKTLSIFEKLERQGDELTLSSIQENLNDVAGIRVICGFIDDIYKVAKMLARQDDVRLIQVKDYIKNPKPNGYRSYHMIIEIPVFFSDEKLPMRVEVQIRTVAMNYWASLEHKMKYKQDIENAGEIMAMLKECADTIAETDKKMLAIREMIPIKS, from the coding sequence ATGCAAGGACTCATAACTAAATATCTACCAAAGGATCCAGATGAAGCCAAGGCATTTATGTACGAGCTGGATATTCTACTTATGAGATATGAGTCTGCGATAAGAGAAGTGCGAACCAAGCTAGAGATACTCAACGATGAGCTATCGCTACTTGGACATCAAAACCCTATAAACAGCATACTCTCAAGGCGCAAGAAGACTCTAAGCATATTTGAAAAGCTAGAGCGTCAGGGAGACGAACTCACATTAAGTTCAATACAGGAAAATCTAAACGACGTAGCTGGAATCAGAGTAATATGTGGCTTCATCGATGACATTTACAAGGTGGCAAAGATGTTAGCAAGACAGGATGATGTAAGGCTGATTCAGGTCAAGGACTACATCAAAAATCCTAAGCCAAATGGATATAGAAGCTACCATATGATAATTGAAATTCCAGTTTTCTTCTCGGATGAGAAGCTGCCTATGCGTGTAGAGGTTCAGATAAGAACAGTAGCCATGAACTATTGGGCTAGCCTTGAGCATAAAATGAAGTACAAGCAGGATATTGAAAACGCTGGTGAAATTATGGCTATGCTAAAGGAGTGTGCAGATACCATAGCAGAGACTGATAAGAAAATGCTCGCGATTAGAGAGATGATTCCTATCAAAAGCTAG
- a CDS encoding membrane protein, with protein MTLIIGIVLTAVFYMVSANAIKKHPGLFYTGIYVWCGMVVFYFNMGYDKNFPEWFNEYFMNIFARGIFSTATFMVVMFLGTITKHNKLSRKLMSVRGEISIIGSLIVLSHNVIFGVTYFTMLFTNPKAMSTRQMIASIITLCLLAMLVPLFITSFKFVRRKMKGKTWKNVQRLAYPFFIGIYVHIMVLYSADVKAHLSGIIIYTLIYGSYIVLRLRKAALKARKSRIATEQAV; from the coding sequence GTGACTTTAATTATCGGAATAGTGCTGACTGCTGTATTTTATATGGTTTCAGCCAATGCTATAAAGAAACATCCGGGTTTGTTCTACACAGGAATTTATGTGTGGTGCGGTATGGTCGTGTTCTATTTCAATATGGGATATGACAAAAACTTTCCGGAATGGTTCAATGAATACTTTATGAATATATTCGCCAGGGGAATTTTCTCAACCGCTACATTCATGGTTGTTATGTTTCTTGGGACTATTACAAAACACAATAAGCTGTCGAGAAAGCTTATGAGCGTGCGTGGGGAAATATCAATCATTGGTAGCTTGATTGTTCTTAGCCACAACGTGATATTCGGTGTTACATATTTTACGATGCTATTCACAAATCCAAAGGCTATGTCTACAAGACAGATGATAGCGTCAATTATCACACTGTGCCTTCTGGCAATGCTGGTTCCTCTCTTTATCACATCGTTCAAATTTGTTAGGCGCAAAATGAAAGGTAAGACGTGGAAAAATGTACAACGCCTAGCATATCCATTCTTTATTGGAATATATGTGCATATAATGGTGCTGTACTCGGCAGATGTGAAAGCACATCTATCAGGTATAATTATCTACACGCTTATATACGGAAGCTATATAGTTTTACGTCTGAGAAAGGCAGCACTAAAGGCGCGCAAGTCGCGTATTGCAACAGAGCAGGCAGTGTAG
- a CDS encoding alpha/beta hydrolase, with product MKDKKFRLGKLKKILLVLCLIFIVVAAAYGIESAIIYNREPSTKYVQSTRPTLFFHGFGSSSLAEKHMARAAVKSGVTNTVIEAKVDKSGKVTLKGKIEKGAINPIVLVNYEDNKNPNYRQDGRYALAVVRKLQSEYGFTEMNMVGHSMGNMSIMYYLLDNSGYKSLPKLVKQVNIAGHFDGILGYDFDENTVLDKEDGKPNIMTQSYEELTEIRNLYPENQIDVLNIFGDRGDGGDGSVSIISSKSLRYLVKERAKSYREELIKGKGGKHSSLHENEEVDKLLIEFIWGK from the coding sequence ATGAAAGATAAAAAATTCCGTTTAGGGAAATTAAAGAAAATACTACTTGTTTTATGTTTAATTTTTATTGTCGTAGCAGCTGCCTACGGAATCGAAAGCGCAATCATATATAACAGGGAGCCTTCAACAAAGTACGTGCAGTCGACACGTCCTACTTTGTTTTTTCATGGTTTTGGTTCAAGCAGTTTGGCCGAAAAACATATGGCAAGAGCTGCTGTGAAAAGCGGTGTAACTAATACTGTAATAGAGGCAAAGGTCGATAAATCCGGTAAAGTTACGCTCAAAGGCAAGATAGAAAAGGGCGCGATAAATCCAATTGTACTTGTAAACTATGAGGACAATAAGAATCCTAATTATCGTCAGGATGGAAGATATGCCTTAGCAGTTGTAAGGAAGCTGCAAAGCGAATACGGCTTTACAGAGATGAATATGGTAGGCCACTCCATGGGAAATATGTCTATCATGTACTATTTACTGGATAACAGTGGATATAAATCGCTTCCTAAGCTGGTTAAGCAGGTTAATATAGCGGGACATTTTGATGGAATCCTAGGCTATGACTTTGATGAGAACACCGTGCTTGATAAAGAGGATGGAAAGCCGAACATAATGACGCAAAGCTATGAAGAACTTACCGAAATCAGAAATCTTTATCCAGAAAATCAGATAGATGTGCTTAATATTTTTGGAGACAGGGGGGATGGAGGAGATGGCTCTGTCAGCATAATCTCATCCAAAAGCTTGAGATATTTGGTAAAGGAGCGAGCAAAATCCTATAGGGAGGAGCTTATCAAAGGCAAGGGCGGAAAGCACAGTAGTCTTCACGAAAACGAGGAAGTTGACAAGTTACTAATTGAATTTATATGGGGGAAATAG